Proteins found in one Amycolatopsis umgeniensis genomic segment:
- a CDS encoding MFS transporter, producing MVSSYKRELTLTAAGLSLIAVSYGLARYAYGLFAPTLRTEFGLDGGTLGAIAAGSYVAYCLAVVASTAITARWGARAGALAAGTAATAGTALIAAAPNAAVLALGVVLAGASTGLASPSLADAVSRVVRANRRDRAQSVVNAGTGLGVLISGPVSLLAIGDWRLAWWAFAAASALVTLWIARIVPPVKGERKSGLPVPLFPPATGRLLPAAATLGLASAAIWTFGRDIAVSIGGLDETASTVVWIVLGAVGLAGAFTAELTSRAGLRRAWSAGMILFGVATALFALATRSLPALIIAAALFGAVYIGLTGVLILWGTRAYPSSPAFGVGVAFLMLALGQAVGAPLIGFLGDLIDLRAGFLAAAATAVLGVLFAPREATTTYNFGVRSLSRVSSVPPERESRAGCA from the coding sequence ATGGTTTCTTCGTACAAACGCGAGCTGACGCTCACCGCGGCCGGGTTGTCGCTGATCGCGGTCTCCTACGGACTCGCGAGGTACGCGTACGGCCTCTTCGCGCCGACACTCCGGACGGAGTTCGGCCTCGACGGCGGCACTCTCGGCGCCATCGCGGCGGGCAGCTACGTCGCGTACTGCCTCGCCGTCGTCGCCTCGACCGCCATCACGGCGCGCTGGGGCGCGCGAGCGGGGGCGCTCGCCGCCGGGACGGCCGCCACCGCGGGGACCGCCCTGATCGCCGCCGCACCGAACGCCGCCGTCCTCGCGCTCGGCGTCGTCCTCGCCGGGGCCAGCACCGGTCTGGCCTCCCCTTCACTCGCCGACGCGGTCTCACGCGTCGTCCGCGCGAATCGCCGCGACCGCGCCCAGTCCGTGGTGAACGCCGGGACCGGGCTCGGCGTGCTGATCTCCGGCCCGGTCTCCCTGCTCGCGATCGGTGACTGGCGGCTGGCTTGGTGGGCCTTCGCCGCGGCCTCGGCGCTGGTGACCCTGTGGATCGCCCGCATCGTGCCGCCGGTCAAGGGAGAACGGAAGAGCGGCCTGCCGGTGCCGCTGTTCCCGCCCGCCACCGGACGGCTCCTGCCCGCCGCCGCGACACTCGGCCTGGCCAGCGCGGCGATCTGGACGTTCGGCCGGGACATCGCCGTGAGCATCGGCGGACTGGACGAGACCGCCTCGACGGTGGTGTGGATCGTCCTCGGCGCTGTCGGCCTGGCAGGCGCGTTCACCGCCGAACTGACCTCGCGGGCGGGGCTGCGCCGGGCCTGGTCGGCGGGGATGATCCTGTTCGGCGTCGCCACGGCGCTCTTCGCCCTCGCCACCCGGTCGCTCCCGGCGCTCATCATCGCGGCGGCACTGTTCGGAGCCGTCTACATCGGACTGACCGGCGTGCTGATCCTCTGGGGCACCAGGGCCTACCCGTCGTCGCCCGCGTTCGGTGTCGGCGTCGCCTTCCTCATGCTGGCACTCGGCCAGGCTGTCGGAGCACCGCTCATCGGTTTCCTCGGCGATCTCATCGACCTTCGTGCCGGTTTCCTCGCGGCGGCCGCGACGGCCGTCCTCGGCGTCCTGTTCGCACCGAGGGAGGCGACCACTACCTACAACTTCGGGGTCCGTTCCCTCTCAAGGGTGAGTTCCGTCCCGCCCGAGCGGGAATCCCGCGCGGGCTGCGCGTGA
- a CDS encoding cysteine desulfurase, with amino-acid sequence MTTTTANSVPLDVAAIRADFPILTRTVRDGKPLVYLDSGATSQKPAQVLEAERRFLETSNAAVHRGAHQLAEEATDAYESARVRIAEFVGASPHELVFTKNATEGINLVAYAMSNAATAGPEAERFKIGPGDEIVITEMEHHANLVPWQQLCQRTGATLKWFSVTADGRLDLSNVDELITERTKVLAFTHQSNVLGTINPVKFLVEKARKVGALVVLDACQSVPHFPVDLHDLDVDFAAFAGHKMVGPYGIGVLYGRRELLEAMPPFLTGGSMIEMVRMEQTTFAAPPQRFEAGTPMTSQAVALGAAADYLSGIGMDRVAAHEHILTEAALAGLGEIPGVRIIGPTDMADRGGLVSFVIDGVHPHDSGQVLDSLGIAVRVGHHCAWPLHRACSVPATVRASFYIYNTLSEVDALVNGVREAQKFFGVA; translated from the coding sequence ATGACCACCACCACGGCTAACTCTGTGCCCTTAGATGTGGCGGCCATCCGGGCCGACTTCCCCATCCTGACCCGCACGGTGCGGGACGGGAAACCCTTGGTGTATCTGGATTCCGGTGCGACGTCCCAGAAACCGGCGCAGGTGCTCGAAGCCGAGCGCCGGTTCCTGGAGACCTCGAACGCCGCGGTGCACCGCGGCGCGCACCAGCTCGCCGAGGAGGCGACCGACGCCTACGAATCCGCCCGCGTGCGGATCGCGGAGTTCGTCGGCGCCTCCCCGCACGAGCTGGTGTTCACCAAGAACGCCACCGAGGGCATCAACCTCGTCGCCTACGCGATGAGCAACGCCGCCACGGCCGGTCCCGAGGCCGAGCGGTTCAAGATCGGTCCCGGCGACGAGATCGTCATCACCGAGATGGAGCACCACGCGAACCTGGTGCCGTGGCAGCAGCTTTGCCAGCGCACCGGCGCGACGCTGAAGTGGTTCTCCGTCACCGCGGACGGCAGGCTTGACCTGTCCAATGTGGACGAGCTGATCACCGAGCGGACGAAGGTGCTCGCGTTCACGCACCAGTCCAACGTGCTCGGCACGATCAACCCGGTCAAGTTCCTGGTGGAGAAGGCCCGCAAGGTCGGCGCGCTGGTCGTGCTGGACGCCTGCCAGTCGGTGCCGCACTTCCCGGTGGATCTGCACGACCTGGACGTCGACTTCGCCGCCTTCGCCGGGCACAAGATGGTCGGCCCGTACGGCATCGGTGTCCTTTACGGCCGCCGTGAGCTGCTCGAAGCGATGCCGCCGTTCCTGACCGGCGGTTCGATGATCGAGATGGTCCGCATGGAGCAGACCACGTTCGCCGCGCCGCCTCAGCGGTTCGAGGCGGGCACCCCGATGACGTCGCAGGCCGTCGCCCTCGGTGCGGCCGCCGACTACCTGTCGGGTATCGGCATGGACCGGGTCGCCGCGCACGAGCACATCCTCACCGAGGCGGCGCTGGCCGGACTCGGCGAGATCCCCGGCGTGCGGATCATCGGCCCCACGGACATGGCCGACCGCGGCGGACTGGTGTCGTTCGTCATCGACGGCGTCCACCCGCACGACTCGGGCCAGGTGCTGGACAGCCTCGGCATCGCCGTCCGCGTCGGGCACCACTGCGCGTGGCCGCTGCACCGGGCCTGCTCGGTCCCGGCGACCGTGCGCGCGTCGTTCTACATCTACAACACGCTGTCCGAAGTGGACGCGCTGGTGAACGGTGTGCGCGAGGCGCAGAAGTTCTTCGGGGTGGCCTGA
- the sufC gene encoding Fe-S cluster assembly ATPase SufC, which translates to MPTLEIKDLHASVTTEEGPKEILKGVNLTIKSGETHAIMGPNGSGKSTLSYAIAGHPKYEVTSGQVLLDGEDVLEMSVDERARAGLFLAMQYPVEVPGVSMSNFLRTAATAVRGEAPKLRHWVKEVKEEMGKLEISSEFAERSVNEGFSGGEKKRHEILQLALLKPKIAILDETDSGLDVDALRVVSEGVNEFKANNDAGVMLITHYTRILRHITPDFVHVFAGGKIVESGGRELADELEENGYVKYTGSAETAAV; encoded by the coding sequence ATGCCTACGCTGGAAATCAAGGATCTGCACGCCTCGGTCACGACCGAGGAGGGCCCCAAGGAGATCCTCAAGGGCGTCAACCTGACCATCAAGTCGGGCGAGACCCACGCGATCATGGGCCCCAACGGTTCGGGCAAGTCCACGCTGTCCTACGCCATCGCCGGTCACCCCAAGTACGAAGTCACCTCCGGGCAGGTCCTGCTCGACGGTGAGGACGTGCTGGAGATGAGCGTCGACGAGCGCGCCCGCGCGGGCCTCTTCCTCGCCATGCAGTACCCGGTCGAGGTGCCGGGCGTGTCCATGTCCAACTTCCTCCGCACCGCGGCCACCGCGGTCCGTGGCGAGGCCCCCAAGCTGCGCCACTGGGTCAAGGAGGTCAAGGAGGAGATGGGCAAGCTGGAGATCTCGTCCGAGTTCGCCGAGCGTTCGGTGAACGAGGGCTTCTCCGGCGGCGAGAAGAAGCGCCACGAGATCCTGCAGCTGGCGCTGCTCAAGCCGAAGATCGCCATCCTCGACGAGACCGACTCGGGCCTCGACGTCGACGCGCTGCGCGTCGTCTCCGAGGGCGTCAACGAGTTCAAGGCCAACAACGACGCCGGCGTCATGCTGATCACGCACTACACGCGGATCCTGCGGCACATCACGCCCGACTTCGTGCACGTTTTCGCCGGCGGCAAGATCGTCGAGTCCGGCGGCCGTGAACTCGCGGACGAGCTGGAGGAGAACGGGTACGTCAAGTACACCGGCTCCGCCGAGACCGCCGCCGTCTGA
- a CDS encoding metal-sulfur cluster assembly factor, whose translation MTEQQTETREGRTAADLDAETAAAPDTADLAKVEDLEEAMRDVVDPELGINVVDLGLVYGIHVEPDNTATIDMTLTSAACPLTDVIEDQTGAALVGGGTGLVKDFRINWVWMPPWGPEKITEDGREQLRALGFTV comes from the coding sequence ATGACCGAACAGCAGACCGAAACCCGCGAGGGGCGCACGGCCGCCGACCTCGACGCCGAGACCGCCGCCGCCCCGGACACCGCCGACTTGGCGAAGGTCGAGGACCTCGAGGAGGCGATGCGCGACGTCGTCGACCCCGAACTGGGCATCAACGTCGTCGACCTCGGGCTCGTCTACGGCATCCACGTCGAGCCGGACAACACCGCCACCATCGACATGACGCTGACGTCCGCGGCCTGTCCGCTGACCGACGTCATCGAGGACCAGACCGGTGCCGCGCTCGTCGGCGGGGGAACGGGACTGGTCAAGGACTTCCGGATCAACTGGGTCTGGATGCCGCCGTGGGGCCCGGAGAAGATCACCGAGGACGGCCGCGAACAGCTGCGGGCGCTGGGCTTCACCGTCTGA
- a CDS encoding AarF/UbiB family protein, producing the protein MNLLLGLLTLPVYALMLWPLVVAARRVLGVRIGVVRAFCAAGFGWLVAGGILSAFPTPMYASGGAFAGLIIPVAGGAFLATLMFLFVAEFVLPSGSGLGLIGRIRSLRRRAARTRRYSQITRIAIKHGLGRYLTGRRESGLAQVRHAKLARSLRRALEEGGVTFVKLGQLLSTRSDLLPPVFIDELSKLQDQVAFADADEVATVLREELGGDPDEIFAEFDPAPIAAASIAQVYRAKLRDGQEVVVKVQRPGVQSLVDRDLDIVRRVAAALDQRAGWARSLGVVDLADGFADALVEELDFRTEARNIEAVAAAYPGTEVALPTVHKELSTERVLVMRRLDGKPLAAAKEQVPAAERAKLARSMLRCVLGQVMGSGVFHADPHPGNVLLLTDGRLGLLDFGSVGRLDSGLRGGLQNLILALDRGDPAALRDGLLEIVDRPDEIEEQRLERALGALVAKHFNHGQAPDLDMFTDLFRVIADFRLSVPPPIAAVFRALATLEGTLAALAPGFNIVVESRAYAAEQVGAGLRPESLRSTATNELMALLPVLRRLPRRVDRIGNALERGRLSVNVRLFSDERDRDVVTGLVHELLLAFVGAATGLMAVLLLGGATGPEVLPGITLHQMFGYNLLVVSALVGLRLLFVVFRRTGQRSRSPR; encoded by the coding sequence ATGAACCTGCTGCTCGGCCTGCTCACCCTGCCCGTCTACGCGCTCATGCTGTGGCCGCTCGTGGTCGCCGCCCGCCGCGTGCTGGGAGTGCGGATCGGCGTGGTGCGCGCGTTCTGCGCCGCGGGTTTCGGCTGGCTCGTCGCGGGCGGCATCCTCAGCGCGTTCCCCACCCCGATGTACGCGAGCGGCGGCGCCTTCGCCGGGCTGATCATCCCGGTGGCGGGCGGCGCTTTCCTCGCGACACTGATGTTCCTGTTCGTCGCGGAGTTCGTCCTCCCGTCGGGCTCCGGCCTCGGGCTGATCGGCAGGATCCGTTCCCTGCGCCGCCGCGCCGCCAGGACACGGCGGTACTCGCAGATCACCCGGATCGCGATCAAACACGGCCTCGGCCGCTACCTCACCGGCCGCCGCGAATCCGGCCTCGCCCAGGTCCGGCACGCCAAACTGGCGCGTTCGCTGCGGCGCGCGCTGGAGGAGGGCGGCGTGACGTTCGTGAAGCTCGGCCAGTTGCTCTCGACCCGGTCGGATCTGCTCCCGCCGGTGTTCATCGACGAACTGAGCAAACTCCAGGACCAGGTCGCGTTCGCCGACGCCGACGAGGTCGCGACCGTGCTGCGGGAGGAACTGGGCGGCGACCCGGACGAGATCTTCGCCGAGTTCGACCCGGCACCGATCGCGGCCGCGTCGATCGCGCAGGTCTACCGCGCGAAGCTGCGCGACGGGCAGGAAGTCGTCGTCAAGGTGCAACGGCCCGGCGTGCAGTCGCTGGTCGACCGGGATCTCGACATCGTCCGCCGGGTCGCGGCCGCGCTGGACCAGCGTGCCGGCTGGGCACGCTCGCTCGGCGTCGTCGACCTCGCCGACGGCTTCGCCGACGCACTGGTCGAGGAACTCGATTTCCGGACCGAAGCCAGGAACATCGAAGCGGTCGCCGCCGCCTACCCCGGCACCGAGGTCGCCCTCCCGACCGTCCACAAAGAACTGTCCACCGAGCGTGTCCTGGTGATGCGGCGCCTCGACGGCAAGCCGCTCGCCGCTGCCAAGGAGCAGGTCCCGGCCGCCGAACGGGCCAAGCTCGCGCGATCGATGCTGCGCTGCGTCCTCGGCCAGGTGATGGGCAGCGGCGTCTTCCACGCCGACCCGCATCCCGGCAACGTCCTGCTGCTCACCGACGGCAGGCTGGGCCTGCTCGACTTCGGCTCCGTCGGACGGCTCGACTCGGGACTGCGCGGCGGATTGCAGAACCTCATCCTCGCCCTCGACCGCGGCGACCCGGCCGCGTTGCGCGACGGCCTGCTCGAGATCGTCGACCGGCCGGACGAGATCGAGGAGCAACGGCTGGAACGAGCACTGGGCGCCTTGGTGGCCAAGCATTTCAACCACGGGCAGGCGCCGGATCTGGACATGTTCACCGACCTGTTCCGCGTGATCGCCGACTTCCGGCTCAGCGTGCCCCCGCCGATCGCCGCGGTGTTCCGCGCACTGGCCACTTTGGAGGGAACACTGGCCGCGCTGGCGCCGGGATTCAACATCGTCGTCGAATCCCGCGCCTACGCCGCCGAACAAGTGGGTGCCGGACTGCGGCCGGAGTCGTTGCGCTCCACCGCCACCAACGAACTGATGGCGCTCCTGCCGGTGCTGCGCCGCCTGCCCCGTCGCGTCGACCGGATCGGCAACGCGCTGGAGCGGGGCAGGCTTTCGGTCAACGTCCGGCTGTTCTCCGACGAACGCGACCGCGACGTCGTCACCGGGCTGGTGCACGAACTCCTGCTCGCGTTCGTCGGCGCGGCCACCGGGCTGATGGCCGTGCTGCTGCTGGGCGGCGCGACCGGCCCGGAGGTGCTGCCCGGCATCACGCTGCACCAGATGTTCGGCTACAACCTGCTCGTGGTCAGCGCGCTGGTGGGACTGCGGCTGCTCTTCGTCGTTTTCCGGCGGACCGGGCAACGCTCACGATCGCCCCGATGA
- the lepB gene encoding signal peptidase I: MTETDFPAPPPETAGPKRRLSPLLWVMILLAVVGVGAGGYGFWSLSDYGMRSVASRAMSPTLEPGTIVTYRWSDMGEIPRGSVVLMDLSAYPDASPNEGQAIQRVIAVGGDQIVCCTKDDLITVNGKAVKEPYVDYEGTSGRPFEAKVPPGTVFLAGDRRNNSRDSQIYAGSPGGGAVPLDKVQGVVVGIGRTVYAEPFQQTTAFADAGLPGDPVSDTGFLTARYLMLAGVGLVVIGVIGAIVSVARSAGKRRRAAAVPPAR, translated from the coding sequence GTGACCGAAACTGACTTTCCCGCTCCGCCCCCCGAAACGGCCGGGCCGAAGCGAAGACTTTCCCCGCTCCTGTGGGTGATGATCCTGCTGGCGGTCGTCGGCGTGGGAGCCGGCGGATACGGCTTCTGGAGCCTGTCGGACTACGGGATGAGGTCCGTCGCCAGCCGGGCGATGAGTCCGACGTTGGAACCCGGCACCATCGTGACCTACCGATGGTCCGATATGGGCGAGATCCCGCGTGGCTCGGTGGTCCTCATGGATCTCAGCGCGTATCCGGACGCGAGTCCCAACGAGGGGCAGGCCATCCAGCGGGTGATCGCCGTCGGTGGTGATCAGATCGTCTGCTGCACGAAGGACGACCTGATCACCGTCAACGGGAAGGCCGTAAAGGAGCCCTACGTCGACTACGAGGGCACCAGCGGGAGACCCTTCGAGGCCAAAGTCCCGCCGGGCACCGTGTTCCTCGCGGGCGACCGGCGGAACAATTCCCGCGACTCGCAGATCTACGCGGGGTCGCCGGGTGGCGGCGCCGTTCCGCTGGACAAGGTACAAGGAGTCGTCGTCGGCATCGGAAGGACCGTCTACGCGGAGCCGTTCCAGCAGACCACGGCCTTCGCCGACGCCGGTCTGCCCGGGGACCCGGTGTCCGACACCGGATTCCTCACCGCGCGGTACCTCATGCTCGCCGGTGTCGGCCTCGTCGTGATCGGCGTCATCGGGGCGATCGTGAGCGTTGCCCGGTCCGCCGGAAAACGACGAAGAGCAGCCGCAGTCCCACCAGCGCGCTGA
- a CDS encoding TetR/AcrR family transcriptional regulator has translation MLTPAGERVLSAASTLFYRDGLNAVGVAAIAEAAGVTKKTLYACFGSKTDLTVAYLRSRHDIWWAYLEQRLAEAGTPRALTVFDAYVDHPKLGSDRGCAFLNAAAELPAGHPGLDVIRRHKAAVRAKFAELLREDAPGAADPNRLAEQLFLLLEGAVAHTGIDGDAHRVTLAREIAQILLRDPRESGTR, from the coding sequence ATGCTGACACCGGCAGGCGAGCGCGTCTTGAGCGCGGCGAGCACGTTGTTCTACCGAGACGGTCTGAACGCCGTGGGCGTCGCGGCGATCGCCGAGGCCGCCGGCGTCACGAAGAAGACGCTGTACGCGTGCTTCGGATCGAAGACGGACCTTACGGTCGCGTACTTGCGAAGCCGTCACGACATTTGGTGGGCGTACCTCGAACAGCGGCTGGCGGAGGCCGGCACGCCTCGGGCGCTGACGGTCTTCGACGCCTACGTCGATCACCCGAAGCTCGGGAGCGACAGGGGGTGCGCGTTCCTCAACGCGGCCGCCGAACTGCCCGCCGGGCATCCCGGCCTCGACGTGATCCGGCGGCACAAGGCGGCGGTGCGGGCGAAGTTCGCCGAACTCCTCCGCGAGGACGCCCCGGGTGCCGCCGATCCGAACCGGCTCGCGGAGCAGCTCTTCCTCTTGCTGGAAGGCGCTGTCGCGCACACCGGTATCGACGGGGACGCGCACCGGGTCACCCTGGCGAGGGAGATCGCGCAGATACTGCTGAGGGATCCGCGCGAGTCGGGCACACGCTAG
- the sufU gene encoding Fe-S cluster assembly sulfur transfer protein SufU, whose translation MNLESMYQEIILDHYKNPHGRGLREPFDAESFQVNPTCGDEVTLRVKVDDGKVADVSYEGQGCSISQASTSVLTDLVVGHTVEEAFTTMDAFVELMQSRGQIEPDEEVLEDGIAFAGVAKYPARVKCALLGWMAFKDAVARTTNGVETA comes from the coding sequence ATGAACCTCGAAAGCATGTACCAGGAGATCATCCTGGACCACTACAAGAACCCGCACGGCCGCGGTCTGCGCGAGCCGTTCGACGCCGAGTCGTTCCAGGTCAACCCGACCTGCGGCGACGAGGTGACGCTGCGGGTGAAGGTCGACGACGGAAAGGTCGCCGACGTCTCCTACGAGGGGCAAGGCTGCTCGATCAGCCAGGCGTCCACGTCGGTCTTGACGGATCTCGTCGTCGGGCACACCGTGGAGGAGGCGTTCACCACCATGGACGCCTTCGTCGAGCTGATGCAGAGCAGGGGCCAGATCGAGCCGGACGAGGAAGTGCTGGAAGACGGCATTGCCTTCGCCGGTGTGGCCAAGTACCCGGCTCGCGTGAAATGCGCCCTGCTCGGATGGATGGCGTTCAAGGACGCCGTCGCCCGCACGACCAACGGAGTTGAGACGGCATGA
- a CDS encoding response regulator: MSIGVLLVDDEQLIRAGLRAIVASEPDLEVVGEASDGAEVPGLVSRFKPDVVLMDVRMPSIDGIRATTHLMSTMDNPPKVIVVTTFENDDYVYDALLAGASGFLLKRTRPEEIVAAIRTVAAGESLLFPAAIRRLAAQQANRGPQDGLAGAGLTEREREVLRLMAGGLSNVEIAGELYLGVQTVKTHVGNVLAKLGARDRTQAVIKAYDTGFVTPAG; the protein is encoded by the coding sequence ATGAGCATCGGGGTGTTGCTGGTCGACGACGAACAGCTGATCCGGGCGGGGCTGCGGGCGATCGTCGCCTCCGAGCCGGATCTGGAGGTCGTCGGCGAGGCGTCCGACGGCGCCGAGGTGCCGGGGCTGGTCTCGCGGTTCAAACCCGACGTCGTGCTGATGGACGTCCGGATGCCCTCGATCGACGGGATCCGCGCGACCACGCATTTGATGTCCACAATGGACAATCCGCCGAAGGTGATCGTGGTGACCACCTTCGAAAACGACGACTACGTCTACGACGCCCTGCTCGCGGGCGCGAGTGGTTTTCTGCTGAAGCGGACAAGGCCCGAGGAGATCGTCGCGGCGATCCGCACGGTCGCGGCTGGGGAGTCGTTGCTGTTCCCGGCCGCGATCCGGCGGCTGGCCGCGCAGCAGGCGAACCGGGGCCCGCAGGACGGCCTCGCCGGCGCCGGGCTCACCGAACGCGAACGCGAGGTGCTGCGGCTGATGGCGGGCGGATTGTCCAATGTGGAGATCGCGGGCGAGCTGTACCTCGGTGTGCAGACGGTGAAGACGCATGTCGGGAACGTCCTGGCGAAACTCGGCGCGAGGGACCGGACACAAGCGGTGATCAAGGCCTACGACACCGGTTTCGTCACACCGGCGGGCTGA
- a CDS encoding sensor histidine kinase, with the protein MRLFGPLVDRATYRRWVYFILGGALSVPYLLFAAIVVPSLLPLVVTMGRGVVIGMITVVLVMIASSFIPAVRVLEGAAVRELLDDPVPGVTFGPAGSWPVRLRSSAMFLLHVGTGCVVSLVSLLVPVGFGFSVAAPFTGRITLSTEDPIVVPKGWASAWIPVAFLLGLVALAYVVWVAGAVLTRIARSLLGVSAAERIAQLEKRTEQLAERNRLARELHDSVGHALSVVTIQAGAARRTLRSDPDFTEQALAAIEDSARAALDDLDHVLGLLREEASSRAPQSGLAELSALVEATRLAGAEVTAEVRGEPSSVPPVVSREAYRILQECLTNALRHAGKVPVTVLVDAAPDLLRLRVANPLGAAAPSRDGGGRGLRGMTERVEVLGGTITAGRADGFWKVEVAVPWGKRR; encoded by the coding sequence ATGCGACTTTTCGGCCCGCTCGTCGACCGGGCGACCTACCGGCGGTGGGTGTACTTCATCCTCGGCGGTGCCCTCAGCGTGCCGTATCTGCTCTTCGCCGCCATCGTGGTGCCGTCGCTGCTGCCGCTCGTCGTGACGATGGGGCGTGGCGTCGTCATCGGGATGATCACCGTCGTCCTGGTGATGATCGCGTCGTCGTTCATCCCCGCCGTCCGGGTACTGGAGGGAGCGGCCGTCCGGGAACTGCTGGACGACCCGGTGCCGGGGGTGACGTTCGGGCCGGCGGGGAGCTGGCCCGTCCGGCTGCGGTCGAGCGCGATGTTCCTGCTGCACGTGGGCACCGGCTGTGTCGTCAGCCTGGTGAGTTTGCTGGTCCCGGTCGGCTTCGGGTTCTCCGTCGCGGCGCCGTTCACCGGCCGGATCACACTGTCCACAGAAGACCCGATCGTGGTGCCGAAGGGCTGGGCGAGCGCCTGGATCCCGGTGGCGTTCCTGCTCGGCCTCGTCGCGCTGGCGTACGTCGTCTGGGTGGCCGGTGCGGTGCTGACCCGCATCGCCAGGAGCCTGTTGGGTGTCTCGGCCGCCGAGCGGATCGCCCAGCTGGAGAAACGCACCGAGCAGCTCGCGGAACGCAACCGGCTGGCGCGGGAGTTGCATGACTCGGTCGGGCACGCGCTGAGCGTCGTGACCATCCAGGCGGGGGCCGCGCGCCGGACGCTGAGATCCGATCCGGACTTCACCGAACAGGCGCTCGCCGCGATCGAGGACTCCGCCCGTGCCGCGCTGGACGATCTCGACCACGTACTCGGACTGCTGCGCGAGGAGGCGTCGTCACGGGCGCCGCAGTCGGGGCTGGCGGAGCTGTCCGCGCTGGTCGAGGCCACCCGGCTGGCGGGCGCCGAAGTGACGGCGGAGGTGCGGGGCGAACCGTCGTCGGTGCCGCCGGTTGTCTCGCGTGAGGCCTACCGGATCCTGCAGGAATGCCTGACGAACGCGTTGCGGCACGCCGGTAAGGTGCCGGTGACGGTGCTCGTCGACGCCGCTCCGGACCTGTTGCGGCTGCGGGTGGCCAACCCGCTCGGCGCCGCGGCGCCGTCGCGGGACGGGGGTGGCCGGGGACTGCGGGGAATGACGGAACGGGTGGAAGTGCTGGGAGGCACGATCACGGCGGGCCGCGCGGACGGATTCTGGAAGGTCGAGGTGGCGGTGCCATGGGGGAAACGGCGATGA
- a CDS encoding YnfA family protein, producing MIRSIALFALAALLEIGGAWLIWQGVREHRGYLWIGAGVVALGLYGFVATLQPDANFGRILAAYGGVFVAGSLAWGMVADGYRPDRYDVIGALICLAGVGVIMYAPRG from the coding sequence ATGATCCGGTCCATCGCGCTCTTCGCACTCGCCGCCCTGCTGGAGATCGGCGGTGCCTGGCTGATTTGGCAAGGCGTCAGGGAACACCGCGGCTACCTCTGGATCGGCGCGGGTGTCGTCGCGCTCGGCCTCTACGGCTTCGTCGCGACGCTGCAGCCCGACGCGAACTTCGGCCGGATCCTCGCCGCGTACGGGGGAGTGTTCGTCGCGGGTTCGCTGGCGTGGGGGATGGTCGCCGACGGCTACCGGCCGGACCGCTACGACGTGATCGGCGCCTTGATCTGCCTGGCCGGGGTCGGCGTCATCATGTACGCACCCCGGGGTTGA